The proteins below are encoded in one region of Clostridium estertheticum:
- a CDS encoding response regulator transcription factor, which produces MTKFNVLIVDDEYEIREAIEIYLKNEGIKVFQAVDGIEALEVLKEEEIHLILMDIMMPRMDGIKATFKIRENKNIPIIMLSAKSEDTDKILGLNIGADDYITKPFNPMELIARVKSGLRRYTNLGNYKECDDEINVRGLILNKNSKMVTVDEKEMSLTPIEYRILELLMENKGRVFSIEEIYERVWEETFYNGENTVSVHIRRIREKIEINPKEPKYLKVVWGIGYKIEK; this is translated from the coding sequence ATGACTAAATTTAATGTTTTAATTGTAGATGATGAATATGAAATAAGGGAAGCTATTGAGATATATTTGAAAAATGAAGGGATAAAAGTGTTTCAAGCGGTGGATGGTATAGAGGCCTTGGAGGTTTTGAAAGAAGAAGAAATTCACCTTATATTAATGGATATAATGATGCCTAGAATGGATGGAATTAAGGCTACCTTTAAAATCAGGGAAAATAAAAATATTCCAATAATAATGCTTTCAGCTAAATCTGAAGATACAGACAAAATACTAGGTCTTAATATAGGTGCGGATGATTACATTACAAAACCGTTTAATCCAATGGAACTTATAGCAAGAGTTAAATCTGGACTTAGAAGATATACAAACCTTGGTAATTATAAAGAATGCGATGATGAGATAAATGTGCGAGGACTTATATTAAATAAAAATTCGAAAATGGTAACGGTGGATGAAAAAGAAATGAGTCTTACACCCATAGAGTATAGAATATTGGAACTTTTAATGGAGAATAAAGGGCGGGTGTTTTCGATTGAAGAGATATACGAGAGAGTTTGGGAAGAAACATTTTATAATGGAGAAAATACTGTGTCAGTTCATATAAGGAGAATAAGAGAGAAGATAGAGATTAATCCAAAGGAACCTAAATACTTAAAGGTGGTGTGGGGGATTGGGTACAAAATCGAAAAATAA
- a CDS encoding MBL fold metallo-hydrolase yields the protein MKIVALEFYKNGEMREAFALGGSMKKEDVDSNKIYPASLQNYLIDTGKEIILVDTGLPVETAPFERTPNQMLYMGEKVADFVTALKNVGYKPSDIDKVVITHKHPDHSGEIRLFNNSKIYISETEANDMKLDGENIIKVKFEDGKYHNFESSKKIADGIVMLPAPGHTEGTSIVVVEDNKLYYMIHGDITYTDEALRRNELSVVFENKDLAFESLAKVREFIKKNATVYLSTHTPEALNSLDKKSIMKL from the coding sequence ATGAAAATTGTAGCTTTAGAATTTTATAAAAATGGAGAAATGAGAGAAGCCTTTGCTTTAGGTGGATCTATGAAGAAAGAAGATGTGGACTCAAATAAAATATACCCAGCTAGTTTACAAAATTATTTAATAGACACAGGGAAAGAAATTATTTTGGTAGATACAGGATTACCAGTTGAAACCGCACCATTTGAACGAACACCTAATCAAATGTTATATATGGGTGAAAAAGTTGCTGATTTTGTAACTGCCCTAAAAAATGTTGGATATAAACCTAGTGACATAGACAAGGTTGTAATTACTCATAAGCATCCTGATCATTCTGGTGAAATAAGATTATTTAATAACTCAAAAATATATATATCTGAAACAGAAGCAAACGACATGAAATTAGATGGTGAAAATATAATTAAAGTTAAGTTTGAAGATGGTAAATATCATAATTTCGAAAGCAGTAAGAAAATAGCAGATGGAATTGTTATGTTACCTGCCCCTGGTCATACCGAAGGAACTTCAATAGTTGTTGTAGAAGACAATAAATTATATTATATGATTCATGGAGATATAACTTATACAGATGAGGCACTAAGAAGAAATGAGTTATCAGTGGTATTTGAAAATAAGGATTTAGCTTTTGAAAGCTTAGCAAAGGTAAGAGAATTTATTAAAAAGAATGCTACTGTTTATTTATCAACACATACTCCAGAAGCTTTAAATTCTTTAGATAAAAAATCAATCATGAAATTATAA
- a CDS encoding winged helix-turn-helix transcriptional regulator, which yields MKDELKKTPHIYSKQCPVVHALEIIGGKWRIAIIWELSSEKSVRYNELKRRIPGITNIMLTRSLKALHEHGLVDRIEYNKIPPHVEYSLTDTCHDLLPALVIINEWGKKLSSQQENLLAVQNNIGFYNIKRGN from the coding sequence ATGAAAGATGAACTAAAGAAAACACCACATATTTATTCTAAGCAGTGTCCTGTTGTTCATGCACTTGAGATTATTGGCGGTAAGTGGAGAATCGCTATTATATGGGAATTATCCTCTGAAAAAAGCGTTAGATATAATGAACTTAAACGAAGGATACCTGGAATCACTAATATTATGTTAACACGTTCTTTAAAGGCTTTGCACGAGCATGGCCTTGTAGATAGAATAGAGTATAATAAAATTCCACCTCATGTAGAGTACTCTTTAACAGATACCTGTCATGATTTGCTACCTGCATTAGTAATTATAAATGAGTGGGGAAAAAAGCTGAGTAGCCAACAAGAAAATTTATTAGCAGTACAAAATAATATTGGATTTTACAATATAAAAAGGGGAAATTAA
- a CDS encoding NADH:flavin oxidoreductase, giving the protein MLFLKKLFTEFNIKNIKMKNRICVPPMVVGFRPDGYVAIENVERYEKLAKGGAGLIIQEATCVNNDGKLSGNQLGIWEDAQIEGLKRIVDVVHEENCPIFLQIHHAGVVGISNNPMCPSPYEYKNYVGNIVVGRVMTSEDIKSIQNDFIKAAGRAYKAGYDGIELHGCHAYLISQFLDKKVNTRTDKYGTNPEKFVIEILDEIRKTTPKEFVVGIRLGGFEPLIEDGIHYAKILEKSGIDFLDISYGFMSEQEMHVNKDYKYSNAVYAAQKIKEVVSIPVFAVDGINSAEIAEQILTDTNVDIVDIARGFLINPNWANDAKEGKDTGKCLKCAKCMWFGQSKVCAGKVIFEKNNK; this is encoded by the coding sequence GTGTTATTTTTGAAAAAATTATTTACCGAATTTAATATTAAAAATATAAAAATGAAAAATCGTATTTGTGTTCCTCCGATGGTTGTTGGATTCAGACCTGATGGATATGTAGCAATTGAAAATGTAGAACGTTATGAAAAGTTAGCTAAAGGTGGAGCAGGACTTATAATTCAAGAGGCTACCTGTGTTAATAATGATGGAAAATTATCTGGAAATCAACTTGGAATATGGGAAGATGCTCAAATTGAAGGACTAAAAAGAATAGTAGATGTAGTTCATGAAGAAAACTGTCCAATATTTCTTCAAATTCATCATGCAGGAGTTGTTGGAATATCAAACAATCCAATGTGTCCAAGTCCATATGAATATAAAAATTATGTTGGAAATATAGTTGTTGGACGCGTTATGACTAGTGAAGATATAAAATCTATACAAAATGATTTTATAAAAGCTGCAGGAAGAGCTTACAAAGCAGGATATGATGGTATTGAACTTCATGGATGTCATGCCTATTTAATAAGCCAATTTTTAGATAAAAAAGTAAATACACGAACTGATAAATATGGCACTAACCCTGAGAAATTTGTGATAGAAATTTTAGATGAAATTAGAAAAACAACGCCTAAAGAGTTTGTTGTCGGAATCCGTTTGGGAGGATTTGAACCACTAATAGAAGATGGAATACATTACGCTAAAATATTAGAAAAAAGCGGAATAGATTTCCTTGATATTTCTTATGGATTTATGAGTGAACAAGAAATGCACGTAAATAAAGATTATAAATACTCTAATGCTGTTTATGCAGCCCAGAAAATTAAAGAAGTAGTTTCAATCCCAGTATTTGCAGTTGATGGAATTAATTCAGCTGAAATTGCAGAGCAAATATTAACTGATACAAATGTAGACATTGTAGATATTGCTAGGGGCTTTCTTATAAATCCTAATTGGGCAAATGATGCCAAGGAAGGAAAAGATACCGGCAAATGTTTGAAATGTGCAAAATGTATGTGGTTTGGTCAATCTAAGGTTTGTGCAGGTAAGGTTATATTTGAGAAAAATAATAAATAA
- a CDS encoding pirin family protein, which yields MLRKLESGKMGSSNLGWLRSKFHFSFAEYYNPNNMGFGVLRVINDDLINPNTGFDTHPHQNMEIISYVVKGELTHGDSMGNKGNLKRGDVQYMSAGTGVYHSEHNLGEEVARFLQIWILPDKEGHKPNYGEYKFEWNDRKNKWLHMVSSNQGDAVVKVNQDINIFTLELDERNVIDYCVKADRQVYLVQIEGKSNINGIILNERDAMEIIEEDIKIKAEVLSHFIIVEMKKA from the coding sequence ATGTTAAGAAAATTAGAAAGCGGAAAAATGGGGTCAAGTAATTTAGGGTGGTTAAGGAGCAAATTTCACTTTTCATTTGCAGAGTATTATAACCCAAATAACATGGGATTTGGAGTATTAAGAGTGATAAATGATGATTTAATTAATCCTAATACTGGATTTGATACACATCCTCATCAAAATATGGAGATTATATCCTATGTTGTTAAAGGAGAGTTAACTCACGGTGATAGTATGGGTAATAAAGGTAATTTGAAACGTGGTGATGTGCAATATATGAGCGCAGGTACAGGAGTTTATCACAGTGAGCATAATTTAGGAGAAGAGGTAGCGAGATTTCTTCAAATATGGATATTGCCTGATAAAGAAGGACATAAACCCAATTATGGTGAATACAAATTTGAATGGAATGATAGAAAAAATAAATGGCTTCATATGGTATCAAGTAATCAAGGTGACGCAGTTGTAAAAGTAAACCAGGATATAAATATATTTACATTAGAATTAGATGAGAGAAATGTAATTGATTATTGTGTAAAAGCAGATAGGCAAGTCTATTTAGTTCAAATAGAAGGAAAATCAAATATTAATGGAATTATTCTAAATGAAAGAGATGCCATGGAAATTATTGAAGAGGATATAAAGATAAAGGCAGAAGTACTTTCACATTTTATTATTGTAGAGATGAAAAAAGCTTAG
- a CDS encoding MarR family winged helix-turn-helix transcriptional regulator: MDKEKNTYGEFVDLNLKALIALSRCTHDVHKKEYKTIKEGGLTVSQFAVLEILYHKGDLRISEIMDKILSTGGNMTVVIDNLAKVNLVKRCSDPKDRRVNLISITEEGRSLISDIFPKHVKNINGIFSNLTSEEKINLISLLKKLSGV, from the coding sequence ATGGATAAAGAAAAAAATACTTATGGTGAATTTGTAGATTTAAATTTAAAGGCATTAATAGCATTAAGTAGATGTACTCATGATGTTCATAAAAAAGAATATAAAACTATCAAAGAGGGAGGGTTAACAGTTTCTCAGTTTGCAGTGCTTGAGATATTATATCATAAAGGAGATTTAAGAATTAGTGAAATAATGGATAAGATTCTTTCAACAGGTGGAAATATGACTGTTGTTATAGATAATTTAGCTAAGGTAAATCTTGTTAAGAGATGTTCTGATCCAAAAGATCGACGAGTTAATTTGATAAGTATTACTGAGGAAGGAAGAAGTCTCATAAGTGATATATTCCCAAAACATGTAAAAAATATAAATGGAATTTTCAGTAACTTAACATCAGAGGAAAAGATAAATTTAATAAGTTTATTGAAAAAATTATCAGGTGTATAA
- a CDS encoding winged helix-turn-helix transcriptional regulator codes for MESKNSLLGKCPYFTAQKIFSGKWSILILYHLSDGALRYGELQRGIGDITQSTLTKQLRMLEDYGLISRHVYSEIPPKVEYSLTDLGKAFDPVLEQFGIWGDKYIESLKNE; via the coding sequence TTGGAGAGTAAAAATAGTCTTTTGGGGAAATGCCCATATTTTACAGCGCAAAAAATATTTTCTGGAAAATGGTCAATATTAATTTTGTATCATTTGAGTGATGGAGCATTACGGTATGGCGAGTTACAAAGAGGAATAGGTGATATCACTCAGTCTACACTAACAAAACAATTAAGAATGTTAGAAGATTATGGATTGATTAGTCGACATGTTTATTCGGAAATTCCACCCAAGGTTGAGTATTCACTAACTGATTTAGGAAAAGCATTCGATCCAGTATTAGAACAGTTTGGAATTTGGGGAGATAAGTATATTGAATCTCTTAAAAATGAATAG
- a CDS encoding pyridoxamine 5'-phosphate oxidase family protein has product MNKALEFLQESGIFYLATTEGNQPRVRPFGAVFEYEGKLYIVTNNTKKCFKQMLENPKVEMSGMNKKGQWIRVTGEVANDDRREVKELALQAVPSLKTMYNIDDGIFAVLYFTKGTATISSFTAQPETFSLYI; this is encoded by the coding sequence ATGAATAAAGCATTAGAATTTTTACAAGAGAGTGGTATTTTTTACTTAGCAACTACCGAAGGCAACCAACCAAGAGTTAGACCATTTGGTGCTGTCTTTGAATATGAAGGAAAATTATACATTGTCACAAACAATACAAAAAAATGTTTTAAACAAATGTTAGAAAATCCTAAAGTCGAGATGTCTGGCATGAATAAAAAAGGACAATGGATCCGTGTTACTGGAGAAGTTGCAAATGATGACAGACGTGAAGTAAAAGAATTGGCACTTCAAGCTGTTCCATCTTTAAAAACTATGTATAACATTGATGATGGAATTTTTGCAGTTTTATACTTTACAAAAGGAACAGCTACTATTTCTTCTTTTACAGCTCAGCCTGAAACATTCTCACTATATATATAA
- a CDS encoding MBL fold metallo-hydrolase, with protein sequence MKIQLLGNCTILLSSKNSQILFDPYFNNFGNLLYKRTTNVSNYYKDIKHLDAILLSHDHFDHMDIKFLSKFKDRCNIYAPKWSLKPLIFRSKPVWIGDKFAVGDFSITVVRANHICPAVGYIIKSEDLTLYFAGDTYYGKFMKYISEKYTINIAMLPITHYLPPMTMGERGALLCLRELNPRFLIPMHQDIIQRFQFTNSTIAINELNDKIRSKKLSTKLIHLDNGEIFDTNSNEIKIEK encoded by the coding sequence GTGAAAATACAATTATTGGGGAACTGTACAATATTGTTATCAAGTAAAAATTCACAAATATTGTTTGATCCATATTTCAATAATTTTGGGAATCTATTATATAAAAGAACTACTAATGTTTCCAATTATTATAAAGATATTAAGCACCTAGATGCAATTTTACTTAGTCATGATCATTTTGACCATATGGATATTAAGTTTTTGAGCAAATTTAAAGATAGATGTAATATATATGCTCCAAAGTGGTCATTAAAACCACTAATATTTAGGAGTAAGCCAGTTTGGATAGGTGATAAATTTGCTGTTGGCGATTTTTCAATAACTGTTGTACGGGCTAATCACATATGTCCAGCGGTTGGATATATCATTAAGTCAGAAGATTTAACATTATATTTTGCTGGCGATACTTATTATGGAAAATTTATGAAATATATATCTGAAAAGTATACAATTAATATTGCAATGTTGCCTATAACACATTATCTACCTCCAATGACTATGGGAGAAAGAGGTGCATTATTATGTTTAAGAGAGTTAAATCCAAGATTTTTAATACCAATGCATCAAGATATTATTCAAAGGTTTCAATTTACTAATTCTACAATAGCCATAAATGAGTTAAATGATAAAATTAGGTCAAAAAAATTATCAACTAAATTAATTCATTTAGACAATGGAGAAATCTTCGATACAAATAGTAATGAAATTAAAATAGAAAAATAA
- a CDS encoding LytR/AlgR family response regulator transcription factor, with translation MLKIAVCEDDQNQRQDLVKMLERNLNKEQYDISEFSNGEELLLSIKKFNMYFLDIQMNGLTGIEVAKKIRSINEISVIIFITGFKGYVFEAFDVRAFHYILKPVQEEKFKEILRSALTQFEKNDKFIITRIMGNLNKIFIKDILYIESEQRKLKVHTSCNIIEYYYKISDMEHELQGSDFFRCHKSYIVNLRYVQSFDSSSITLRNCEKIYLSKYKSADFSRKFMYYLKNEEQ, from the coding sequence ATGTTGAAAATAGCTGTTTGTGAAGATGATCAAAATCAAAGACAAGACTTGGTGAAAATGCTTGAAAGAAATCTAAATAAAGAGCAATATGACATATCTGAATTTAGTAACGGAGAAGAATTACTGCTTAGTATAAAAAAATTTAATATGTACTTTTTAGATATCCAAATGAATGGGCTTACTGGAATAGAAGTTGCTAAAAAAATTAGGTCTATAAATGAAATTTCAGTTATTATATTTATAACAGGTTTTAAAGGCTATGTATTTGAGGCATTTGACGTAAGAGCTTTTCATTATATTTTAAAACCAGTTCAAGAAGAAAAGTTTAAAGAAATTTTACGTTCTGCTTTAACACAGTTTGAGAAGAATGATAAATTTATTATTACAAGAATTATGGGTAATCTAAATAAGATTTTTATTAAAGATATACTGTACATAGAATCAGAACAAAGAAAATTAAAGGTGCATACCTCCTGTAATATAATTGAATATTATTATAAAATATCTGACATGGAACATGAACTGCAAGGATCCGATTTTTTTAGATGTCATAAGAGTTATATTGTGAATTTAAGATATGTTCAAAGCTTTGATAGTAGCTCCATTACTTTAAGAAACTGTGAAAAAATTTATTTATCAAAATATAAATCAGCTGATTTCTCCAGGAAATTTATGTACTATTTAAAAAATGAGGAGCAGTAA
- a CDS encoding sensor histidine kinase, protein MEKQQIFQIANLLSIYCVLPLQYVVEYYFYKNFLGFKNKAWKFILGFAFITAIDFFIMKLQGLIWRILIYNVVWFIIIYILCNGDFFIKLYAVLVKDTILLLISLSFLTFDFGLIPMVSNMNILFRENVILYFTKNVVTDSIRYIVLFLFLKNICKFLNLKEKSINVYQSLYLLIPCLASYSLAIIFFMIQTIKIGDKQYYLPYLFPKIYYALPFVSFTLLFSIVITAYTFKKMLEGEDEKQRNMIMEQQFKLQLEHSKNIAQFYSGISSVIHDLNNHLACLKSLTEDNNIEEIKKYLDNIGNTVSKLDFKIKTGNSISDAVINEKYNIAQGEGIEFICDFILPTESLFQPIDLCVILGNSLDNAIEACRKITDNNIDKVIAVKSYIRGMYLIIEVSNTTTGKLQYSENQITSTKLDKCNHGIGISNIKMAIKKYDGIMDIVLEKNKFSMNVMIKIKGD, encoded by the coding sequence ATGGAAAAGCAGCAAATATTTCAAATAGCTAATCTTTTATCTATATACTGTGTCCTACCTTTGCAATATGTAGTTGAATACTACTTTTATAAGAATTTTTTAGGATTTAAAAATAAAGCTTGGAAATTTATCTTGGGTTTTGCATTTATAACGGCAATAGATTTTTTTATTATGAAACTTCAGGGATTGATATGGAGAATACTTATATATAATGTAGTTTGGTTTATTATTATTTATATTTTATGTAATGGTGATTTTTTCATAAAGCTTTATGCTGTTCTTGTAAAGGATACTATACTATTACTAATTAGCTTAAGTTTCTTAACTTTTGATTTCGGATTGATTCCTATGGTAAGTAATATGAATATATTATTTCGTGAAAATGTGATACTCTATTTCACAAAAAATGTGGTCACTGATAGCATACGCTATATAGTGCTCTTTCTATTTTTAAAAAACATTTGTAAGTTCTTAAATTTAAAAGAAAAGTCAATAAATGTATATCAAAGTTTATATTTACTCATTCCCTGCTTAGCAAGTTATAGCTTAGCAATTATTTTTTTTATGATTCAAACTATTAAAATTGGAGATAAACAATATTATTTACCTTACCTGTTTCCTAAAATTTATTATGCGTTGCCCTTTGTAAGCTTTACATTGCTATTTTCTATAGTAATTACTGCTTATACCTTTAAAAAAATGCTAGAAGGAGAAGATGAAAAACAAAGAAATATGATTATGGAACAACAATTTAAGCTGCAGTTAGAACATAGCAAAAATATAGCACAATTTTATAGTGGCATAAGCAGTGTAATCCATGATTTAAACAATCATCTTGCTTGTTTAAAATCTTTGACTGAAGACAACAATATTGAAGAAATAAAAAAATATCTGGATAATATAGGTAATACTGTAAGTAAATTAGATTTTAAAATTAAGACAGGCAATTCTATATCTGATGCAGTAATAAATGAAAAATACAATATTGCACAAGGGGAAGGAATAGAATTTATATGTGATTTTATACTTCCTACGGAAAGCTTGTTTCAACCTATAGATTTATGTGTGATTTTAGGTAACTCTTTAGATAATGCAATAGAGGCTTGCAGAAAAATCACAGATAATAATATCGATAAAGTAATTGCGGTTAAATCTTATATTAGAGGTATGTACTTGATTATTGAAGTTTCAAATACTACTACTGGTAAACTTCAATATAGTGAAAACCAAATTACTAGTACTAAACTAGATAAATGTAATCATGGTATTGGAATTTCTAATATAAAAATGGCTATTAAAAAATATGATGGAATTATGGACATAGTACTAGAAAAGAATAAATTCAGTATGAATGTTATGATAAAGATAAAAGGAGATTAA
- a CDS encoding GNAT family N-acetyltransferase: MSEKILNQTICLKQYISEREYKEINQLEILCSLKDKTNLKLELDYKVSVAKDDYIGLKKINEYLYYVEDVLVAYLGISSFGGNNGEINGMTHPDFRRKGLFTKLFKLATEECQKRNFKNIFLLSDGKSTSGTFFIKAVFGKYDFSEYRMKLLNKTVLENINSISLRKAEKADKKEIARQNAMFFYGSEEGESFPEEEEIINMTTYMVELNKAIIGKIRIEYSDNSAFVCGFGILPNFRGKGYGKQALKEVLRIINEENINDVELDVESKNDTALNLYKVCGFEEMSVMNYYRFSI; this comes from the coding sequence ATGTCAGAAAAAATATTAAATCAAACTATTTGCTTAAAACAATACATATCAGAAAGGGAATATAAGGAAATAAATCAACTCGAAATACTTTGTAGTTTGAAAGACAAAACCAATTTAAAATTAGAATTAGATTATAAGGTAAGTGTAGCCAAAGATGATTATATAGGTTTAAAGAAAATCAATGAATATTTATATTATGTAGAAGATGTTTTAGTGGCCTACCTTGGTATTTCAAGCTTTGGAGGTAATAATGGTGAAATTAATGGTATGACTCATCCAGACTTTCGTAGAAAAGGGTTATTTACAAAGCTTTTTAAACTTGCAACGGAGGAGTGCCAGAAAAGAAACTTTAAAAATATATTTTTATTATCAGATGGTAAATCAACATCGGGAACCTTTTTTATAAAGGCTGTATTTGGAAAATATGACTTTTCAGAGTATAGAATGAAGCTACTTAACAAAACTGTTTTAGAAAACATAAATTCAATCAGTTTAAGAAAAGCTGAGAAAGCAGACAAAAAGGAAATAGCGAGACAAAATGCAATGTTTTTCTATGGTTCAGAAGAGGGTGAAAGTTTTCCAGAAGAAGAGGAGATCATAAATATGACAACATATATGGTTGAATTAAATAAAGCCATTATAGGTAAAATTAGAATAGAATATAGCGATAATTCAGCCTTTGTATGTGGCTTTGGAATATTGCCAAATTTTAGAGGTAAGGGTTATGGAAAACAAGCTTTAAAAGAAGTTTTACGTATAATTAATGAAGAAAACATAAATGATGTAGAATTGGATGTGGAGTCTAAAAACGACACTGCACTTAATTTATACAAAGTTTGTGGCTTTGAAGAAATGTCTGTAATGAATTATTATAGGTTTAGCATATAA
- a CDS encoding MFS transporter — MSSLSVVRRNLGNTFPALKEKNFRYFWTGQCISLLGTWVQRTAQQWLVYSITKSPLLLGLLGVAQFTPVLFFSLFAGVFIDRFNKKKVLIFTQSILMMLAFTLSFLVWSGKVHYWHVLVIAIIMGFVNTLDMPTRQSFIPELVEKKNIINAIGLNSSVFNMARIIGPAIAGYLMVRFGTALCFFFNGLSFIAVIIGILLIKPTRSYIRKQSGNIFLGIFEGLKYIISNKTILAAVLSMFAVGTFSMNSDVIIPVFSTIVLHQGAGGYSTLLSVMGVGSLIAALTVITTTRKGPNKKLLYGSSILVCLSQTVLLFTHSYLMSSLMLALVGFFTVAFSTSVNSTIQLNTSDDYRGRVMSVYSLANNGTTPLGNLFAGTITEKFGPNLGFFGCGFVALVLMVTVLGSLKINIFSNAKDRK; from the coding sequence ATGAGTAGCTTATCTGTAGTTAGAAGAAATTTAGGTAATACTTTTCCAGCACTTAAGGAAAAAAACTTTAGATATTTTTGGACCGGACAGTGCATATCTCTACTCGGCACTTGGGTGCAGCGAACAGCTCAGCAATGGTTAGTATATAGTATTACAAAATCCCCATTATTATTAGGACTTTTAGGTGTGGCCCAATTTACCCCAGTTCTTTTCTTCTCTCTATTTGCAGGTGTGTTTATAGATAGATTTAACAAGAAAAAAGTGCTTATATTTACTCAAAGCATTTTGATGATGTTAGCCTTTACACTATCCTTTCTAGTATGGAGTGGTAAAGTACACTATTGGCACGTACTTGTTATTGCAATCATAATGGGTTTTGTAAATACGCTAGATATGCCTACAAGACAATCTTTTATACCAGAATTGGTTGAAAAGAAAAACATAATAAATGCCATTGGACTAAATTCATCTGTATTTAATATGGCAAGAATTATAGGACCCGCAATTGCAGGCTATTTAATGGTACGTTTTGGAACCGCACTATGCTTCTTTTTTAATGGTTTAAGCTTTATAGCTGTAATTATAGGTATCCTTTTGATTAAACCAACTCGTTCATATATAAGAAAACAAAGTGGTAACATATTTTTAGGCATATTTGAGGGTTTAAAATATATTATATCAAATAAAACAATTTTAGCAGCAGTGTTATCCATGTTTGCAGTAGGAACCTTCTCTATGAATTCCGATGTTATTATTCCTGTCTTTTCTACAATAGTTCTTCATCAAGGAGCTGGTGGATATAGTACTCTTTTATCAGTAATGGGAGTAGGTTCTCTTATCGCAGCTTTAACCGTTATAACTACTACTAGAAAAGGTCCAAATAAGAAATTACTCTATGGCAGTTCAATATTAGTTTGTTTGTCTCAAACTGTTTTGCTGTTTACACATTCTTACTTAATGTCTTCGCTAATGCTCGCATTAGTAGGATTTTTTACCGTAGCTTTTTCAACTTCAGTAAATTCAACAATTCAATTAAACACAAGTGATGATTACAGAGGTAGAGTAATGAGCGTTTATTCCTTGGCTAATAATGGAACCACCCCTCTTGGAAATCTTTTTGCAGGCACCATTACAGAAAAATTTGGACCTAATTTAGGATTTTTCGGTTGTGGTTTCGTGGCACTAGTTTTGATGGTTACAGTACTTGGGTCAT